The following proteins come from a genomic window of Aquimarina sp. MAR_2010_214:
- a CDS encoding DUF3291 domain-containing protein — translation MSKKYIAEINIARMKAPLDSPLLKEFVDFLEPINTLADESPGFVWRLKDDDGSSAANIESPLEDDMMLINMSVWEDLKSLKDFSYGTVHSYFVRDGRKWFERMKSPHMVLWWVDRDHIPTTEEALSKLKHIEEYGPTSDAFNFKKIFNSTGKEI, via the coding sequence ATGAGTAAAAAGTATATTGCAGAAATTAATATTGCCAGGATGAAAGCCCCGTTGGATTCTCCTCTATTAAAAGAATTTGTGGATTTTCTAGAACCGATTAATACGTTGGCCGATGAAAGCCCAGGGTTTGTATGGAGATTAAAAGATGATGATGGTAGTTCTGCCGCAAATATAGAATCCCCTTTAGAAGATGATATGATGCTTATTAATATGTCTGTTTGGGAAGACCTTAAATCCCTTAAAGATTTTTCCTATGGCACTGTGCATAGCTATTTTGTGAGGGATGGTAGAAAATGGTTTGAAAGAATGAAAAGTCCACATATGGTACTATGGTGGGTAGATCGTGATCATATACCAACAACAGAAGAAGCGTTATCTAAATTGAAACATATAGAAGAATATGGACCGACTTCTGACGCTTTTAATTTTAAAAAGATTTTTAATAGTACAGGTAAAGAGATTTAG
- a CDS encoding AraC family transcriptional regulator codes for MMSVKTEDKIPNYHLYGNTIEGEVASFFNMRRLEELSDGLNTIVHHPHRHFNLFQIIWVTHGSGNIMIDEKMYKMEKGTLFYIHPGVVHACENSSDFKGFVLHFSPDVLLSQIGMNTSFEIINKTIHNRSLVVRTSKEEKTISNSIKALWKEFTNDYVEKDQIIKNHLNILMVHIQRQMHNDQSFGDGTSGNMIVKSFRKLIEQEYKKERSVSYYASLLHITPTYLNDTVKKLTGKTAGELIRERVVLEAKRLLIFSKQSISEIAFELHFEDSAYFWKFFKKYVSISPKSFREKH; via the coding sequence ATGATGTCTGTAAAAACAGAAGATAAGATACCAAATTATCATTTGTATGGTAATACGATAGAAGGTGAGGTTGCCTCATTTTTTAATATGAGACGCCTGGAAGAATTATCTGACGGCCTTAATACTATAGTGCATCATCCTCATCGACATTTTAATCTCTTTCAAATCATATGGGTGACTCATGGGAGTGGAAATATTATGATAGATGAAAAAATGTATAAAATGGAGAAAGGAACACTATTTTATATTCATCCTGGGGTAGTTCATGCCTGTGAAAACTCTAGTGATTTTAAAGGGTTTGTACTACATTTTTCTCCAGATGTTTTATTATCACAAATCGGAATGAATACCAGTTTTGAAATTATAAATAAGACAATACATAATAGATCTTTAGTAGTGCGAACTAGTAAAGAAGAGAAAACGATTAGTAATAGTATTAAAGCCCTATGGAAAGAATTTACGAATGATTATGTTGAGAAAGATCAGATCATTAAAAATCATCTTAATATTTTGATGGTTCATATTCAACGACAGATGCATAATGATCAGAGTTTTGGAGATGGTACATCGGGTAATATGATTGTGAAGTCTTTTAGGAAGTTAATCGAACAAGAGTATAAAAAAGAAAGAAGTGTTAGCTATTATGCTTCTTTATTACATATAACACCGACCTATCTAAATGATACGGTAAAGAAATTAACAGGAAAAACAGCAGGAGAATTGATTAGAGAACGTGTTGTTTTAGAGGCTAAGCGGCTTCTGATTTTTAGTAAACAAAGTATATCCGAGATTGCTTTTGAGTTACACTTTGAAGATTCTGCCTATTTTTGGAAGTTTTTTAAGAAATATGTGTCAATTTCTCCAAAGTCTTTTAGAGAAAAACATTAA
- a CDS encoding response regulator transcription factor has product MKHTIAIVDDHILIANALSGIISNFDDFKVLFVCEGGKDLQEKLKVKSTPEIVLLDVNMPVMDGFETAKWLKETYPDILILALSMKADDCSLIRMIRNGAKGYILKNIYPKELLNALTKILKNGYYFPDWAARKVYASIGEDTIDANLKSGLSEREAEFLKYTATEMTYKEISEKMCCSPRTIDNYRDSLFDKLNIKTRVGLAVYAIKKGYSE; this is encoded by the coding sequence ATGAAACATACCATAGCCATAGTAGATGATCACATTTTGATAGCAAATGCGTTAAGTGGCATCATTTCTAATTTTGATGATTTTAAGGTGTTATTTGTTTGTGAAGGCGGTAAAGATCTTCAGGAAAAGTTAAAGGTGAAGTCAACACCAGAAATAGTGTTATTGGATGTTAATATGCCAGTTATGGATGGCTTTGAAACTGCAAAATGGTTGAAGGAGACATATCCAGATATTCTAATTTTAGCACTAAGTATGAAAGCAGATGATTGCAGCCTTATAAGAATGATCAGAAATGGCGCAAAGGGATATATCTTGAAAAATATTTACCCAAAAGAACTATTAAATGCGTTAACGAAGATTTTAAAAAATGGTTATTATTTTCCGGATTGGGCTGCCAGAAAAGTGTATGCAAGTATAGGGGAAGATACAATAGATGCTAATCTTAAATCAGGATTATCTGAACGTGAGGCGGAATTCTTAAAATATACAGCCACAGAAATGACCTATAAAGAAATATCTGAAAAAATGTGTTGTAGCCCAAGAACAATAGATAATTACAGAGATAGTCTATTTGATAAACTTAATATCAAAACTAGGGTTGGACTTGCAGTGTATGCTATTAAAAAAGGATATTCTGAATAA
- a CDS encoding AbrB/MazE/SpoVT family DNA-binding domain-containing protein → MMITSKGQITIPKKYREVLELFPHTDVEFEHLGRDVKAFPFYSFQKIHPINN, encoded by the coding sequence ATGATGATAACATCTAAAGGGCAAATCACTATTCCTAAAAAATATCGTGAAGTGCTAGAATTATTTCCACATACTGATGTAGAATTTGAACATTTGGGAAGAGATGTGAAGGCTTTTCCTTTTTACTCATTTCAGAAAATACATCCCATTAATAATTAA
- a CDS encoding sensor histidine kinase, which yields MRESEIIIITILFYIILGVFILGIVVFIRQYLKRKKTYLSQIKQMDEEHKRELLETQVEIQSQTMKHIGREIHDSVGQKLTLASLYAQQLIFEERVPKAFTEVNEIGEIINESLSELRQLSKSLTSDTLENHSLVELIERECELINQLKECEVHFEHTLKTKVTSYHIKSILFRVTQEFLQNSIKHSRCKNISIALSKDEKKIQLRLEDDGKGFDIDKLKAKGIGLKNMEKRTQMLGGEFFLESQINKGTKLTVKIPL from the coding sequence ATGCGGGAATCAGAAATCATAATCATAACCATATTATTTTACATTATTCTCGGTGTATTTATCTTAGGTATTGTAGTGTTTATCCGGCAATACCTGAAAAGAAAAAAGACGTATTTATCCCAAATCAAACAAATGGATGAAGAACATAAACGGGAGTTATTAGAAACCCAGGTAGAAATCCAGTCACAGACCATGAAACATATTGGAAGAGAAATTCACGATAGCGTAGGGCAGAAGCTTACATTGGCAAGTTTATATGCCCAACAATTGATATTCGAAGAACGAGTGCCTAAGGCTTTTACAGAAGTGAATGAAATTGGTGAGATCATTAATGAATCGCTTTCAGAATTAAGGCAGTTATCAAAATCCCTAACCAGTGACACTTTAGAAAACCATTCGCTTGTTGAACTTATAGAAAGAGAATGTGAACTGATCAATCAATTAAAAGAATGTGAAGTTCATTTTGAGCATACGTTAAAAACAAAAGTAACCTCCTATCATATCAAGAGTATTTTGTTTCGGGTTACACAAGAGTTTTTGCAAAATAGCATCAAGCATTCCCGTTGTAAAAATATTTCAATAGCACTTTCTAAAGATGAAAAAAAAATACAATTACGGTTAGAAGACGATGGAAAAGGTTTTGATATTGATAAGTTGAAAGCCAAGGGAATTGGGCTTAAAAATATGGAAAAGAGAACCCAAATGTTAGGAGGAGAATTCTTTTTAGAAAGTCAAATTAATAAAGGCACCAAACTAACTGTAAAAATTCCATTATAG